A DNA window from Caulobacter mirabilis contains the following coding sequences:
- a CDS encoding 1,9-bis(guanidino)-5-aza-nonane synthase — MNAPTNTKAQLLANTVEHVDITSFDARPIIDSMRKMSFSSRDTARAADIFNMALEDKDCSPWLILAGSTSAGGCMHVYRDMVKFGMVDAVVATGASIVDMDFFEALGFKHYQAAGPVDDNVLRANYIDRIYDTYIDEEELQACDHTILEIANRLEPRGYSSREFIWEMGKWLSEGNAKKPGSLIQTAYEEGVPIFCPAFVDSSAGFGLVKHQKERAAAGKPYMMLDAIADFRELTDIKIAAGVTGLFMVGGGVPKNFAQDTVVCAEILGVEAEMHKYAVQITVADVRDGACSSSTLQEAASWGKVQTTHEQMVFAEATTVVPLIGSDAYHRGAWKARDKRRWAKLFA; from the coding sequence ATGAACGCTCCGACCAACACCAAGGCACAACTGCTCGCCAACACCGTCGAGCATGTCGACATCACCAGCTTCGACGCGCGCCCGATCATCGACTCGATGCGCAAGATGTCGTTCAGCTCGCGCGACACCGCCCGCGCGGCCGACATCTTCAACATGGCGCTGGAAGACAAGGACTGCTCGCCGTGGCTGATCCTGGCCGGCTCGACCTCGGCCGGCGGCTGCATGCACGTCTACCGCGACATGGTGAAGTTCGGGATGGTCGACGCGGTGGTCGCCACCGGCGCCTCGATCGTCGACATGGATTTCTTCGAAGCCCTCGGCTTCAAGCACTATCAGGCCGCCGGCCCGGTCGACGACAACGTGCTGCGGGCCAACTACATCGACCGCATCTACGACACCTACATCGACGAGGAAGAGCTCCAGGCCTGTGACCATACCATCCTGGAGATCGCCAACCGCCTGGAGCCGCGCGGCTACAGCTCGCGCGAGTTCATCTGGGAGATGGGCAAGTGGCTGTCGGAAGGCAACGCCAAGAAGCCCGGCTCGCTGATCCAGACCGCCTATGAAGAAGGCGTGCCGATCTTCTGCCCGGCCTTCGTCGACAGTTCGGCCGGCTTCGGCCTGGTCAAGCACCAGAAGGAGCGCGCCGCCGCCGGCAAGCCCTACATGATGCTCGACGCCATCGCCGACTTCCGCGAACTGACCGACATCAAGATCGCCGCCGGCGTCACCGGCCTGTTCATGGTCGGCGGCGGCGTGCCGAAGAACTTCGCGCAAGACACCGTCGTCTGCGCCGAGATCCTCGGCGTCGAGGCCGAGATGCACAAGTACGCGGTCCAGATCACCGTCGCCGACGTCCGCGACGGCGCCTGCAGCTCCTCGACGCTCCAGGAGGCCGCCAGCTGGGGCAAGGTCCAGACCACCCACGAGCAGATGGTCTTCGCCGAAGCTACCACGGTCGTGCCGCTGATCGGTTCGGACGCCTACCATCGCGGCGCCTGGAAGGCCCGCGACAAGCGCCGCTGGGCCAAGCTGTTCGCCTAA
- a CDS encoding alpha/beta fold hydrolase codes for MTFASLPDLSPARRRALVLQGGDMAALEFGPADRPLDVVFLHANGFNAGTYRSIFAPLGDQLRILAVDQRGHGRTTLPAQPFVGNVWRQYGDDLLALLDAVGETPTVLAGHSMGGTACLLASAKCADAAKRLVLFDPVIITPERAALFGEDGMRNSPLAVGALKRRATFADRQAAFDGYRGRGAFKTWPEESLRDYLADGLVEAEGGGMRLACAPTWESANFSTPSPDAVGGIPDIRANIRILKAEIGSTAQFEIHEPAVLAAGAEIEVVPGTSHFLPMERPDLVRAELLKAAR; via the coding sequence ATGACCTTCGCTTCCCTGCCGGATCTCTCGCCCGCGCGCCGACGCGCTCTCGTCCTCCAGGGCGGCGACATGGCCGCCCTGGAGTTCGGCCCGGCCGACCGTCCGCTGGACGTGGTCTTCCTGCACGCCAACGGCTTCAACGCGGGAACCTATCGTTCCATCTTCGCGCCCCTGGGCGACCAGCTGCGCATCCTGGCGGTGGACCAGCGCGGCCATGGCCGCACCACGCTCCCCGCCCAGCCCTTCGTCGGCAACGTCTGGCGACAGTACGGCGACGATCTGCTCGCCCTCCTCGACGCCGTGGGCGAGACCCCGACCGTGCTGGCCGGCCATTCGATGGGCGGAACCGCCTGCCTGCTGGCCAGCGCGAAATGCGCCGACGCCGCCAAACGCCTGGTGCTGTTCGATCCGGTGATCATCACGCCTGAACGGGCGGCGCTGTTCGGCGAGGACGGCATGCGGAACTCCCCGCTCGCGGTCGGCGCCCTGAAGCGGCGCGCGACCTTCGCCGACCGCCAGGCGGCCTTCGACGGCTATCGCGGACGCGGGGCGTTCAAGACCTGGCCCGAGGAGTCGCTGCGCGACTACCTCGCGGACGGCCTGGTCGAGGCCGAGGGCGGCGGCATGCGGCTGGCCTGCGCGCCGACATGGGAGAGCGCCAACTTCTCGACGCCCTCACCGGACGCCGTGGGCGGCATTCCGGACATCCGGGCCAATATCCGCATTCTGAAGGCCGAGATCGGCTCCACCGCCCAGTTTGAAATTCATGAACCCGCGGTGCTGGCCGCCGGCGCCGAGATCGAGGTCGTGCCCGGGACCAGTCACTTCCTGCCGATGGAACGACCGGATCTTGTGCGGGCGGAACTGCTGAAGGCGGCGAGGTAG
- the phnD gene encoding phosphate/phosphite/phosphonate ABC transporter substrate-binding protein, which yields MIRRTLVGGAVAALALLGLAACGGGDTASKPAAEKELVFSILPAESQASSEPLWRPLIDDLRKETGLNIKLRFVSNYALLVQAMSAKQTDVGWFSALPALEATRRANGKVIGRIVDMQGRTGYESVLIVKKGSGITLDKVLACGKTYSFGLGDAKSTSGTLAPMAFLFGPRNIEPGECFSQVRNANHQANALGVANGVVDVATNNSVGLVFLAKQFPAQAEKIEVIWESPMIPESSIVVRKDLDPATIEKLRSFFLTYGKAQGPEGDRQRAVLKGLEYGGFLPADDSYLDPVREMEASEDLRKAKRSGDQAAIKKAQATYDAIHARVVNAAKAEAARTPVAP from the coding sequence ATGATCCGCAGAACCCTCGTCGGCGGCGCCGTCGCCGCGCTCGCCCTCCTCGGCCTGGCCGCTTGCGGCGGCGGCGACACCGCCTCCAAGCCCGCGGCCGAGAAGGAACTGGTCTTCTCGATCCTGCCGGCCGAGAGCCAAGCGTCGTCCGAGCCGCTGTGGCGGCCGCTCATCGACGACCTGCGCAAGGAGACCGGGCTGAACATCAAGCTGCGGTTCGTCTCCAACTACGCCCTGCTGGTCCAGGCGATGTCGGCCAAACAGACGGACGTGGGCTGGTTCTCGGCGCTGCCGGCGCTGGAGGCCACCCGCCGCGCCAACGGCAAGGTCATCGGCCGCATCGTCGATATGCAGGGCCGCACCGGCTACGAGTCGGTCCTGATCGTGAAGAAGGGCTCGGGCATCACGCTCGACAAGGTTCTCGCCTGCGGCAAGACGTACAGCTTCGGCCTGGGCGACGCGAAGTCCACCTCCGGCACCCTGGCCCCGATGGCCTTCCTGTTCGGCCCCCGCAACATCGAGCCGGGCGAGTGTTTCAGCCAGGTTCGCAACGCCAACCACCAGGCCAACGCCCTGGGCGTGGCCAACGGCGTCGTCGACGTGGCGACCAACAACTCGGTCGGTCTGGTCTTCCTGGCCAAGCAGTTCCCGGCTCAGGCCGAGAAGATCGAGGTCATCTGGGAATCGCCGATGATCCCGGAAAGCTCGATCGTCGTGCGCAAGGACCTCGACCCGGCCACCATCGAGAAGCTGCGCAGCTTCTTCCTGACCTACGGCAAGGCCCAGGGTCCCGAGGGCGACCGCCAGCGCGCGGTGCTGAAGGGTCTTGAGTACGGCGGCTTCCTGCCGGCCGACGACAGCTACCTCGACCCGGTGCGCGAGATGGAGGCCTCGGAGGATCTCCGGAAGGCCAAGCGCTCGGGCGACCAGGCCGCGATCAAGAAGGCCCAGGCAACCTACGACGCCATCCACGCCCGCGTGGTCAACGCCGCCAAGGCCGAGGCCGCCCGCACGCCGGTGGCGCCGTAA
- a CDS encoding type III PLP-dependent enzyme — MRTYHTPLDLVRERSPERPVALVRRDAVAVAARWFQTNFKGEVLYAVKANPSPWVVETLVQSGVTGFDVASIAEIELVARHAPGARMAFMHPVKSRAAISAAYFDHGVKTFSFDTHEELEKIIDATGGAKDLNLIVRMGVSADGAAYSLSGKFGVDSHQAPALMLAARRATQELMGVSFHVGSQCMRPTAFQAAMAQTGRALVRAGVFADVIDVGGGFPSVYPGMIPPDMADYIAAIDRGFNEMPVSETTELWCEPGRALVAESTSLMTRVELRKGDALYLNDGAYGSLFDAAHAKWPFPVKGYRGGADGRELEGGLKPFSFYGPTCDSIDYMPGPFLLPEDIREGDFVEIGMLGAYGVAMRTDFNGFGAVETVEVGDAPMASMFGLARRSIPAPRTAIENVVKLPRAKSKKRRRR, encoded by the coding sequence TTGCGCACGTACCATACGCCCCTGGACCTGGTCCGTGAGCGGTCTCCGGAACGTCCCGTCGCCCTTGTGCGACGCGATGCCGTAGCCGTCGCAGCGCGCTGGTTCCAGACGAATTTCAAGGGTGAAGTCCTCTACGCGGTGAAGGCGAACCCTTCGCCATGGGTCGTCGAGACCCTCGTGCAGAGCGGCGTCACCGGCTTCGATGTGGCCTCGATCGCCGAGATCGAGCTCGTGGCGCGTCATGCGCCGGGAGCCCGCATGGCCTTCATGCACCCGGTGAAGAGCCGGGCCGCGATCTCGGCCGCCTACTTCGACCACGGCGTGAAAACCTTCTCCTTCGATACGCACGAAGAGCTCGAGAAGATCATCGACGCCACGGGCGGGGCCAAGGATCTGAACCTGATCGTCCGCATGGGCGTGTCGGCTGACGGCGCCGCCTACAGCCTGTCCGGCAAGTTCGGCGTGGACAGCCATCAAGCTCCGGCTCTGATGCTGGCCGCTCGTCGCGCGACGCAGGAGCTGATGGGCGTGTCGTTCCACGTCGGCAGCCAGTGCATGCGGCCGACCGCTTTCCAGGCGGCGATGGCCCAGACCGGCCGCGCCCTGGTGCGGGCGGGCGTGTTCGCGGACGTCATCGACGTCGGCGGCGGCTTCCCGTCGGTCTATCCGGGCATGATCCCGCCCGACATGGCCGACTACATCGCCGCCATCGACCGGGGCTTCAACGAGATGCCCGTGTCGGAGACGACCGAGCTGTGGTGCGAGCCGGGCCGGGCGCTGGTCGCCGAGTCGACCTCGCTCATGACCCGCGTCGAGCTGCGCAAGGGCGACGCCCTGTACCTGAACGACGGCGCCTATGGCTCGCTGTTCGATGCGGCGCACGCCAAGTGGCCCTTCCCGGTGAAGGGCTACCGCGGCGGAGCGGACGGCCGTGAGCTGGAAGGCGGTCTCAAGCCCTTCTCGTTCTACGGCCCGACCTGCGACTCGATCGACTACATGCCGGGACCGTTCCTGCTGCCCGAGGACATCCGCGAAGGCGACTTCGTGGAGATCGGGATGCTGGGCGCCTACGGCGTCGCCATGCGCACCGACTTCAACGGCTTCGGCGCCGTGGAGACGGTCGAGGTGGGCGACGCCCCGATGGCCTCCATGTTCGGCCTCGCCCGTCGCTCGATCCCCGCGCCCCGCACGGCGATCGAGAATGTCGTGAAACTGCCGCGCGCGAAGAGCAAGAAGCGTCGCAGGAGATAA
- a CDS encoding OprO/OprP family phosphate-selective porin, translating to MKTKTSLVCGSALGALMALALASGAQAQETTTSWKGAPQFSNDGVSFKVRGRVLLDAVFQDIDRETGADFSTRAVRGRQVFLGVEGQLNNYFAYKVEGGAVNGGAWAWDDVVIEYKPTDTASIMFGNIKAAGLENLTSTRFTTFMDRGAFGEIGPDSYVLSAVLKMNGTNWTATGAVQGDTINNADLTTAATNAPDVEERLGFTGRVSFAPILEDENKVHLAAFARYRDHGSEAAFSYATRPNTAFGNRYVNTGAVGDKDTMWGVEGAWVFKNFSVQGEYANIDVDRFVGTGSVSAGADPSVKVGYAFVSFWPTGEMRNYDAAKGEFGRPKILNPVTAGGWGGVELAVRYDYADLSDAYDTASTAAAKTLSQDAGKYTAWTLGVNYYPTPYVRFQANYTKSKNELPVLVPGTGRDVDADTLQFRAQLDF from the coding sequence ATGAAAACGAAGACCTCGCTGGTGTGCGGGTCTGCGCTGGGCGCGCTTATGGCGCTGGCCCTGGCTTCTGGCGCGCAGGCTCAAGAGACGACGACGTCCTGGAAGGGCGCTCCGCAATTCTCGAACGACGGCGTCAGCTTCAAGGTCCGCGGCCGCGTCCTGCTGGACGCCGTGTTCCAGGACATCGACCGTGAGACCGGCGCCGACTTCAGCACCCGCGCCGTCCGCGGCCGCCAAGTCTTCCTCGGCGTCGAAGGTCAACTGAACAACTACTTCGCCTACAAGGTCGAGGGCGGCGCGGTGAACGGCGGCGCCTGGGCCTGGGACGACGTGGTCATCGAGTACAAGCCGACCGACACCGCCTCGATCATGTTCGGCAACATCAAGGCCGCCGGCCTTGAGAACCTGACCTCGACCCGCTTCACCACCTTCATGGACCGCGGCGCCTTCGGCGAAATCGGCCCGGACAGCTACGTGCTCAGCGCCGTGCTGAAGATGAACGGGACCAACTGGACCGCCACCGGCGCCGTCCAGGGCGACACCATCAACAACGCCGACCTGACCACCGCCGCGACCAACGCGCCGGACGTCGAAGAGCGCCTGGGCTTCACCGGCCGCGTCAGCTTCGCGCCGATCCTGGAAGACGAGAACAAGGTCCACCTGGCCGCCTTCGCGCGCTACCGCGATCACGGCAGTGAAGCCGCCTTCTCCTACGCCACCCGTCCGAACACCGCCTTCGGCAACCGCTACGTCAACACCGGCGCCGTCGGCGACAAGGACACCATGTGGGGCGTCGAAGGCGCCTGGGTGTTCAAGAACTTCTCGGTGCAGGGCGAGTACGCCAACATCGACGTCGACCGCTTCGTCGGCACGGGCAGCGTCTCGGCCGGCGCCGATCCTTCGGTGAAGGTGGGCTACGCCTTCGTCAGCTTCTGGCCGACCGGCGAGATGCGCAACTACGACGCGGCCAAGGGCGAGTTCGGTCGTCCGAAGATCCTGAACCCGGTCACCGCCGGCGGCTGGGGCGGCGTCGAACTGGCGGTCCGCTACGACTACGCCGACCTGTCGGACGCCTACGACACCGCCTCCACGGCGGCCGCCAAGACCCTGTCGCAGGACGCGGGCAAGTACACCGCCTGGACCCTGGGCGTGAACTACTACCCGACCCCGTACGTCCGCTTCCAGGCGAACTACACCAAGTCGAAGAACGAACTTCCCGTCCTGGTTCCGGGCACGGGCCGCGACGTGGACGCCGACACTCTGCAGTTCCGCGCCCAACTCGACTTCTGA
- a CDS encoding acid phosphatase — translation MRIILAGGVALGAALLVGVAAADTPWKGYLNGSPPDTTTVVPPPPEAGSIRAETDRAIFRQTRALKGTPRWDMAVQDVDERKIVHGMRCAIGVELDPTNAPKLTGLLTRVAPDVGRVTNIPKDKFQHKRPYLVDEGDICVEKTEKLAASPDYPSGHTTWGWTVGLLLAELAPDRAPQILQRARAFGESRVVCGVHNASAVEAGRTNAAALVAALHASPAFEADMAAARSELDRARQTLPKAANCDAEAALLAKPVW, via the coding sequence ATGCGGATCATTCTAGCGGGCGGCGTCGCCCTGGGCGCCGCGCTGCTGGTCGGAGTCGCCGCGGCCGACACGCCCTGGAAGGGCTACCTGAACGGCTCGCCGCCGGACACCACCACCGTCGTGCCGCCGCCGCCGGAGGCCGGCTCGATCCGCGCCGAGACTGACCGCGCCATCTTCCGCCAGACACGGGCGTTGAAGGGCACGCCGCGCTGGGACATGGCGGTCCAGGACGTCGACGAACGCAAGATCGTCCATGGCATGCGCTGCGCCATCGGCGTCGAACTGGACCCGACCAATGCGCCGAAGCTGACGGGACTGCTGACCCGCGTCGCGCCGGACGTCGGCCGGGTGACCAACATTCCGAAGGACAAGTTCCAGCATAAACGGCCCTACCTCGTGGACGAGGGCGACATCTGCGTCGAGAAGACCGAGAAGCTGGCCGCCAGCCCGGACTATCCCTCTGGTCATACGACCTGGGGCTGGACGGTGGGGCTGCTGCTGGCCGAGCTGGCGCCGGATCGTGCGCCGCAGATCCTGCAGCGCGCCCGGGCGTTCGGCGAGAGCCGCGTGGTCTGCGGCGTGCACAACGCCAGCGCCGTCGAGGCCGGCCGCACCAACGCCGCGGCGCTGGTCGCGGCGCTGCACGCCTCGCCGGCCTTCGAGGCCGACATGGCGGCCGCCCGGTCCGAACTGGATCGGGCGCGCCAGACCCTGCCGAAGGCCGCGAACTGCGACGCCGAGGCGGCCCTGCTGGCCAAGCCTGTCTGGTAG
- a CDS encoding thioesterase family protein encodes MAEGAEIWRGGVNTWECDEMGHMNVRFYVARAMEGLVGLAAELGLPHAFTDHSTSTLLVREHHIRFLREARAGAALHMTGGVVQLGEDDARLLQLLWHSETGALAATFQTVVVHVTPADGRAFPWSAATRARADRLKVEVPEQATARSVSLDPVEPIASLAKADELGLVRIAQGAVAPGDCDVFGRMAAEQFIGRVSDGIPRLVRGFRETVSGAAEETPKRVGGAVLEYRLVHLDWPRAGQRFEIRSGLKSADARTKTMIHWMLDPDTGKAWGTSEAVAVTFDLDARKIVPISDAARVELMKQATPGLAL; translated from the coding sequence GTGGCCGAGGGGGCGGAGATCTGGCGCGGGGGCGTCAACACCTGGGAATGCGACGAGATGGGGCACATGAACGTGCGCTTCTACGTCGCGCGCGCCATGGAGGGTCTGGTCGGGCTCGCCGCCGAACTGGGCCTGCCTCACGCGTTCACTGATCATTCGACCTCGACCCTGCTGGTTCGCGAACACCATATCCGCTTCCTGCGCGAGGCGCGGGCCGGCGCGGCGCTGCATATGACCGGCGGCGTGGTCCAACTGGGCGAAGATGACGCCCGCCTGCTCCAGCTGCTCTGGCACAGCGAGACCGGGGCCCTCGCCGCGACCTTCCAGACCGTGGTCGTCCATGTCACGCCCGCCGACGGCCGCGCCTTCCCTTGGAGTGCGGCGACCCGCGCCCGGGCGGACCGGTTGAAGGTCGAGGTTCCCGAACAGGCGACGGCGCGAAGCGTCTCGCTGGACCCGGTCGAGCCGATCGCGAGCCTGGCCAAGGCCGATGAACTGGGACTGGTCCGCATCGCCCAGGGCGCGGTTGCGCCCGGCGACTGCGACGTCTTCGGCCGGATGGCGGCCGAGCAGTTCATCGGCCGGGTCTCCGACGGCATTCCCCGGCTGGTGCGCGGTTTCCGCGAGACCGTCAGCGGGGCCGCCGAGGAGACGCCCAAGCGGGTCGGAGGGGCCGTGCTCGAGTATCGGCTCGTGCATCTGGACTGGCCGCGCGCCGGCCAGCGTTTCGAGATCCGTTCCGGCCTGAAGTCGGCGGACGCCCGCACCAAGACCATGATCCACTGGATGCTCGACCCCGACACCGGCAAGGCGTGGGGCACATCGGAGGCGGTGGCGGTGACCTTCGATCTGGACGCCCGCAAGATCGTCCCGATCAGCGACGCCGCCCGGGTCGAGCTGATGAAACAGGCGACGCCTGGGTTGGCGCTGTAG
- the phnC gene encoding phosphonate ABC transporter ATP-binding protein, with product MTSDAVLSIRSVSKTFGARRALDGVSLDVARGEMVALIGPSGSGKSTLLRSIDGLQTIDNGEGFIAAFGDKLQAKGRLTDKVRKSRTRIGFIAQQFNLVGRLSLFTNVALGSLGRIPFVRGLLGQWPKETKLAAMAALHRVGVSDYAGQRANTLSGGQQQRGAIARALVQKAKIILADEPVASLDPVSARKVMEILSELNATDGLTVIVTLHQVDYALRYCKRVVALKAGKKVYDGPSSGLDRAKLIDIYGPEFEDVFWEGAPA from the coding sequence ATGACGTCGGACGCAGTTCTCTCCATTCGCTCGGTCTCGAAGACCTTTGGCGCGCGCCGTGCGCTCGACGGCGTGTCGCTCGACGTCGCGCGCGGCGAGATGGTCGCCCTCATCGGCCCGTCGGGCTCCGGCAAATCGACGCTGCTGCGCTCCATCGACGGCCTCCAGACCATCGACAACGGCGAAGGCTTCATCGCCGCCTTCGGCGACAAGCTCCAGGCCAAGGGCAGGCTGACCGACAAGGTGCGCAAGTCGCGCACCCGGATCGGCTTCATCGCCCAGCAGTTCAATCTGGTCGGCCGGCTGAGCCTGTTCACGAACGTGGCGCTCGGCTCGCTGGGCCGCATCCCCTTCGTCCGGGGCCTCCTCGGCCAGTGGCCCAAGGAAACCAAGCTGGCCGCCATGGCCGCCCTGCACCGCGTCGGGGTCTCCGACTACGCCGGCCAGCGCGCCAACACCCTCTCCGGCGGGCAGCAGCAGCGCGGCGCCATCGCCCGCGCGTTGGTCCAGAAGGCCAAGATCATCCTCGCCGACGAGCCGGTCGCCTCGCTCGACCCGGTCTCCGCCCGCAAGGTGATGGAGATCCTGAGCGAGCTGAACGCCACGGATGGCCTGACCGTCATCGTCACCCTGCACCAGGTCGACTACGCCCTGCGCTACTGCAAGCGCGTGGTCGCCCTCAAGGCCGGCAAGAAGGTCTACGACGGTCCGTCGTCGGGCCTGGACCGCGCCAAGCTCATCGACATCTACGGCCCGGAATTCGAAGACGTCTTCTGGGAAGGGGCTCCCGCATGA
- a CDS encoding Fur family transcriptional regulator: protein MVHSHACAHDHDRPGLTGGVLSAELQAAEARCEAAGQKLTSPRRRVLELLLEAGQPVKAYDLIAAFGADGEPAKPPTVYRALEFLSKQGFAHRIESLNAYIACGGAADGHAAAFLICDCCGRTREIAPVGADEITRLAGTQGFTLKSLTVEAHGLCNDCEA, encoded by the coding sequence ATGGTTCATTCCCATGCCTGCGCCCACGACCATGACCGCCCCGGCCTGACCGGCGGCGTGCTGTCGGCCGAGCTGCAGGCCGCCGAGGCCCGCTGCGAGGCGGCCGGCCAGAAACTGACCTCGCCGCGCCGCCGAGTTCTGGAGCTGCTGCTCGAAGCCGGTCAACCGGTGAAGGCCTATGATCTGATCGCCGCCTTCGGGGCCGACGGCGAGCCCGCCAAGCCGCCGACCGTCTACCGGGCGCTGGAGTTCCTCTCGAAACAGGGGTTCGCCCACCGCATCGAGAGCCTGAACGCCTACATCGCCTGCGGCGGCGCCGCGGACGGCCACGCCGCGGCCTTCCTGATCTGCGATTGCTGTGGTCGCACGCGCGAGATCGCGCCGGTCGGGGCGGACGAGATCACCCGGCTCGCCGGGACCCAGGGCTTCACCCTCAAGAGCCTGACCGTCGAGGCCCACGGCCTCTGCAACGACTGCGAGGCCTGA
- the phnE gene encoding phosphonate ABC transporter, permease protein PhnE has protein sequence MTTTVDSGAVPPPPSKSLSARLLDLLLWGGLAVALAAAFGPAEIGKLPKLLAGSESFNELGAALLNPDFTNWKFLVHKMVETVQIALWGTFIAVFVAVPLGLLAARNITPIWIQQPIRRVLDLIRAVPDLVIGLIFVIIVGLSPLAGVLALAFNTGGVLAKLFSEAVESIDKGPVEGVRATGAVPLQEIVWGVIPQVAPLWTSFALYRFESNARAATVLGLIGAGGIGQTLIESFNSFDYRTVSAIAIVVVITVSLIDLLSQAIRKRLL, from the coding sequence ATGACCACGACCGTCGATTCCGGCGCCGTGCCGCCGCCGCCCAGCAAGTCGCTGTCCGCACGGCTCCTCGACCTGCTTCTGTGGGGCGGACTCGCCGTCGCGCTGGCTGCGGCCTTCGGTCCGGCTGAGATCGGCAAACTGCCCAAGCTGCTGGCCGGCTCCGAGAGCTTCAACGAGCTGGGCGCCGCCCTGCTCAACCCCGACTTCACCAACTGGAAGTTCCTCGTCCACAAGATGGTCGAGACGGTTCAGATCGCGCTCTGGGGCACGTTCATCGCCGTGTTCGTGGCGGTGCCGCTGGGCCTTCTCGCCGCCCGCAACATCACCCCGATCTGGATCCAGCAGCCGATCCGCCGCGTACTCGATCTGATCCGCGCCGTGCCCGACCTGGTCATCGGCCTGATCTTCGTGATCATCGTCGGCCTCAGCCCCCTGGCCGGGGTGCTGGCTCTCGCCTTCAACACCGGCGGCGTGCTGGCCAAGCTGTTCTCCGAGGCGGTCGAGTCGATCGACAAGGGCCCGGTCGAAGGCGTCCGCGCCACCGGCGCGGTGCCGCTGCAGGAGATCGTCTGGGGCGTGATCCCGCAGGTCGCGCCGCTGTGGACCTCGTTCGCCCTGTACCGCTTCGAGTCGAACGCCCGCGCCGCCACGGTGCTGGGCCTGATCGGCGCCGGCGGCATCGGCCAGACCCTGATCGAGTCCTTCAACAGCTTCGACTACCGCACCGTGTCGGCCATCGCGATCGTGGTCGTGATCACCGTCAGCCTGATCGATCTGCTGTCGCAGGCGATCCGCAAGCGCCTGCTGTAG
- a CDS encoding SH3 domain-containing protein, whose amino-acid sequence MRSIITASIMLVAAAALPGAAQARGIFGCDSAGGKQEGGAVIGAIVGGLVGSQIAKKERGLGAAVGAGLGAAAGSAIGCKIQEDDQRKAEAALEQALQTGYAQNWRNPQTGSRGDVSVEPWSSYGDGYGEPYRLQNVSFAGGVSPQSSWEGGGGWWRTNNTVNLRGTPSTKGKVVGQLPGGQDFQVLAKVRGQPWLLVGQNGYATGYVSESVVRPRGGDTGDCRRITQTIYTKKYGSESERYRACRQSNGHWDLTRI is encoded by the coding sequence ATGCGGTCCATCATCACAGCGTCGATCATGCTGGTCGCCGCCGCGGCGCTTCCGGGCGCCGCCCAGGCGCGGGGCATCTTCGGCTGCGATTCCGCTGGCGGCAAACAGGAAGGCGGCGCGGTCATCGGCGCCATCGTCGGCGGGCTCGTGGGCAGCCAGATCGCCAAGAAGGAGCGCGGACTGGGCGCCGCCGTCGGCGCCGGACTGGGCGCGGCCGCCGGCTCGGCCATCGGCTGCAAGATCCAGGAAGACGACCAGCGCAAGGCCGAGGCGGCGCTCGAACAGGCGCTGCAGACCGGCTACGCCCAGAACTGGCGCAACCCGCAGACCGGCTCCCGCGGCGACGTGTCCGTGGAGCCCTGGAGCAGCTACGGCGACGGCTACGGCGAACCCTACCGCCTGCAGAACGTCAGCTTCGCCGGCGGCGTCTCGCCCCAGTCGTCCTGGGAAGGCGGCGGCGGCTGGTGGCGGACGAACAACACCGTCAACCTGCGCGGCACGCCGTCCACCAAGGGCAAGGTCGTCGGCCAGCTGCCGGGGGGACAGGACTTCCAGGTCCTGGCCAAGGTCCGCGGCCAGCCCTGGCTGCTGGTCGGCCAGAACGGCTACGCCACCGGCTATGTCTCGGAGTCGGTCGTCCGGCCTCGCGGCGGCGACACCGGCGACTGTCGTCGGATCACCCAGACGATCTACACCAAGAAGTACGGCTCGGAGAGCGAGCGCTATCGCGCCTGCCGGCAGTCGAACGGCCATTGGGACCTGACCCGGATCTGA